The following proteins come from a genomic window of Pangasianodon hypophthalmus isolate fPanHyp1 chromosome 24, fPanHyp1.pri, whole genome shotgun sequence:
- the ccdc180 gene encoding coiled-coil domain-containing protein 180 isoform X2 produces MAETRVVPSGKVYRQMFDAQAHLSLSLHERRRRRAALAGCLSGDNPISRNTDTGSHQRPLRSQTGTEQCSEDTMRNQLFSGTKPVLNIDQDDHEEIRGLPDSVVSAKTGSDIIERLMEKKQREHMEAVTQLQRNLTELSVGYESLLRDTGEDFLLKLSEYDEEVERLMQKTEQGGDLEALSYQDLHEIWNSVSHESAMRRNCIQELDELFVKYEIDRAAVISAILRKYTMKLEKISYVMPSDVHRLINNEAMMINQALLANRRAVAKLRLNLMEKDLQKEVLYHLRWETKLQDWKKLKVVAAVSQFKDFMNSPEIQNPKNVQDTLNTMQTKQKVYSEQRLKILQQVRNMTPPNCSKSSTAEWYSSLSSVNEQIDCMHTEAMTKLRDYYENTWQGCSLEVERFKNEVSTYGVTSDEIQDIVNSEMVPLIGKCQTQAEERLAAMEKAFEGLAKTAAFLSKSLFKFVRGAAKIWEVHSAGLQRTEQQLQDYLEDVSKNYEEKNQKKEAQLDVMMDKLRQESTEEALKASLEQTLNFLEEIKEGCVSFYKEGVDIVESYPVMVLEETHAYSIAVSRYFSVNEIYSQDPEELQKLYPSLILSASRVSCIKKKSSSVNLCPNAFQNVTPQAHTPDLAHAQDFRDSQNNETFTTVKGNVYSCPVIQCDDAEEHLKVKEVEAVLYPKSLIVELQRDVREKFFNHLEERNQEVLNHTMAIMETKKEKLKSELDLHLHLHQPRAKRIEMDIHNVRAAELILHQDRVERHCKGILQALADFRTDFNNLQVTQRKINEDFRAKIYSMEDMLYTATKSDTLVKLGASLQISLAEQLNDIQELQRQFRQNLEIRFEGLREANAQLMKHFKLFAEGGNFTLKEIEQYRKHLEKVAKRIDSADEALMLDMESTESKCLDQAKEVINKFEEKVQFMKVDLIFLEKIQRVLTNTQVQIKSEAMKSNTHKKMINTLMSELKDRLDVYNQRSLDNRVTSGDIFDLTSSLIEELRKRSQYLDCYLDPSMAVPLPDAPLQGAFAVAARPRSRKQEKVGSPAADPLLQPSCMGAAFMDDKAVEVIRGLLRISKRQACQEGSEALKETNSATVTASVRQSTPPGSGQRSGNIVNLSGLESLNRKSAGSVNSQRLTKPTRLDKRFQVFGPKPDDQQEILTFKGLITKILWEANDLLLQVAEDFYKKKERRLITRPQYIQESFELCAEDLNKRLLVYQSQSHEYHRGCVQEFCKQLKTIEEIVCEIPEALLTKLRDQHLEDLSRSLTLIRQQFQQTRQQSEQNKREHSSQLCVRLSHPACEEELNRLVTAEDDRQEEQRKAFEINRLELQACIKKNADEFVTALATLTENLLFQLDNILTVDEIQGGSVEPKQENLTTLVRRTQAGTQREKHERRPLLERGSRAWPGVSYFGTTDGSSVKQQKRETATITTAKSTTAQLKVMEVRNALHQSYEQRIMEEFESVEKSRQEQEAELFHWQEHWRDQLKTLSTINSE; encoded by the exons ATGGCTGAGACTCGTGTTGTTCCAAGCGGAAAGGTTTACCGACAAATGTTTGACGCTCAG gctCACCTGTCACTGTCTCTTcatgagaggaggaggaggcgtgCTGCTCTTGCAGGTTGTCTGAGTGGGGATAACCCCATTAGCAGGAACACAGATACTGGATCCCATCAGCGTCCTCTAAGGAGTCAAACTGGGACTGAGCAGTGCTCTGAGGACACCATGAG AAACCAGCTGTTTTCAGGAACGAAGCCTGTATTAAACATAGACCAGGATGATCATGAAGAGATCAGAGGACTGCCTGACAGTGTCG TTTCAGCAAAGACAGGCTCAGACATCATTGAGCGACTCatggagaaaaaacaaaggGAACACATGGAAGCTGTCACTCAGCTCCAGAGGAATCTTACTGAGCTCAGTGTG GGGTATGAGTCATTGTTGAGAGACACTGGAGAAGATTTCCTACTAAAACTGTCAGAATATGATGAGGAGGTGGAGAGACTGATGCAGAAAACAGAACAAGGTGGTGATTTAGAAGCCTTGAGCTATCAG GATCTACACGAGATTTGGAACTCTGTGAGCCATGAGTCTGCTATGAGGAGAAATTGTATCCAGGAGTTGGATGAGCTGTTTGTCAAATATGAGATCGATCGAGCAGCAGTG ATTAGTGCAATCCTAAGGAAATACACAATGAAACTTGAAAAAATCAGTTATGTGATGCCCAGTGATGTCCATCGACTAATTAATAACGAAGCTATG atgATAAATCAAGCATTACTGGCAAACAGACGAGCTGTGGCCAAACTACGTTTGAACCTGATGGAGAAGGATTTGCAGAAAGAGGTTCTTTACCACCTGAGATGGGAGACAAAGCTTCAGGACTGGAAAAAACTCAAGGTTGTTGCTGCAGTCAGCCAGTTTAA AGACTTCATGAACAGCCCTGAGATTCAAAACCCAAAAAATGTACAAGACACTTTAAACACCatgcagacaaaacaaaaagtgtaCAGTGAGCAACGCCTGAAAATCCTTCAGCAAGTCAG AAATATGACCCCACCAAACTGCTCGAAATCATCCACTGCTGAGTGGTACTCCTCTTTATCTTCAGTTAATGAGCAAATTG ATTGCATGCACACTGAGGCCATGACAAAACTGCGTGACTATTATGAGAATACTTGGCAAGGCTGTTCCCTGGAAGTTGAACGCTTTAAG AATGAAGTATCTACCTATGGAGTCACCTCAGACGAGATACAGGACATTGTTAATAGTGAGATGGTGCCTCTTATTGGCAAGTGCCAGACCCAAGCAGAGGAGCGTTTAGCAGCAATGGAA AAAGCATTTGAGGGTTTGGCCAAAACTGCTGCATTCTTGAGTAAGTCTTTGTTCAAGTTTGTGCGCGGGGCGGCTAAAATCTGGGAGGTGCACAGTGCAGGTCTGCAGAGGACAGAGCAGCAGCTGCAGGATTATCTCGAAGACGTCAGCAAGAACTACGAAGAAAAGAACCAA AAAAAAGAGGCTCAGCTGGATGTGATGATGGACAAACTCAGGCAGGAAAGCACAGAGGAAGCCCTCAAAGCTTCACTGGAGCAGACACTTAACTTTTTAGAGGAAATTAAAGAAGG GTGTGTCAGTTTCTATAAGGAAGGAGTTGATATAGTGGAGAGTTATCCTGTAATGGTCCTAGAAGAAACACACGCATACAGCATAGCAGTCAGTCGATACTTCAGTGTCAAtgaaatatacagtcag GACCCAGAGGAGCTTCAGAAACTTTATCCTTCACTTATCCTTA GTGCAAGTCGGGTATCTTGCATAAAGAAGAAGTCATCCTCAGTAAATCTTTGCCCAAATGCTTTCCAGAATGTTACTCCTCAAGCACACACTCCTGATTTAGCCCATGCTCAG GATTTCAGAGACTCTCAAAACAATGAAACTTTCACAACAGTAAAGGGAAACGTCTACAGCTGCCCTGTAATACAATGTGATGATGCTGAAGAGCATCTGAAAGTTAAGGAAGTGGAAGCAGTTTTGTATCCAAAAAGTCTCATAGTTGAATTACAAAGAGA tgtgagagagaaatttTTTAATCACCTTGAGGAGAGGAATCAGGAGGTTCTGAATCACACCATGGCCATCATGGAAACCAAGAAAGAGAAGCTGAAGTCTGAACTGGatctccacctccatctccaTCAGCCTCGAGCCAAGAGGATTGAGATGGACATCCACAATGTCCGAGCAG CGGAATTGATCTTGCATCAAGATCGTGTGGAAAGACACTGCAAAGGAATTTTACAGGCTCTAGCTGATTTCCGAACCGACTTCAACAACCTCCAGGTCACACAGCGCAAAATAAATGAAGACTTTCGGGCTAAAATCTACAGCATGGAAGACATGTTATACACTGCTACCAAATCTGACAC GCTGGTGAAACTCGGTGCTTCACTACAGATCAGCTTGGCTGAGCAATTGAATGACATCCAGGAATTACAGAGGCAATTTAGACAAAATTTGGAGATCAGATTCGAGGGCCTTAGAGAGGCCAATGCACaattaatgaaacatttcaa GCTGTTTGCTGAAGGAGGTAATTTTACCTTGAAAGAAATCGAGCAATACAGAAAGCATCTAGAGAAGGTGGCTAAGCGCATTGACTCAGCTGATGAGGCTCTAATGCTGGACATGGAGAGCACAGAGTCCAAATGCCTGGACCAG GCAAAAGAGGTGATCAATAAGTTTGAAGAGAAGGTCCAGTTTATGAAAGTGGATCTAATCTTTCTTGAGAAAATCCAAAGAGTACTCACAAACACCCAAGTCCAGATTAAATCAGAG GCCATGAAGAGCAACACTCACAAAAAAATGATCAACACTCTGATGAGTGAACTGAAAGACAGGCTTGATGTCTACAACCAACGCAGTCTGGATAACAGG GTAACATCTGGTGACATTTTTGATTTAACATCTTCACTGATAGAAGAACTCAGAAAGAGAAGTCAATATCTGGACTGTTATCTG GACCCTTCTATGGCTGTTCCACTGCCTGACGCTCCTCTGCAGGGGGCGTTTGCCGTGGCTGCTCGGCCACGGTCCCGTAAACAGGAGAAGGTGGGAAGCCCAGCTGCAGATCCCCTTCTCCAGCCCAGCTGCATGGGAGCTGCCTTCATGGATGACAAGGCTGTAGAGGTGATCAGGGGACTGCTAag GATAAGCAAACGTCAAGCCTGCCAAGAGGGCAGTGAAGCTCTAAAAGAGACAAACTCAGCAACAGTAACAG CTTCTGTCAGACAAAGCACTCCTCCAGGgtcaggtcaaaggtcaggaaACATTGTGAACCTGTCAGGCTTAGAGTCCCTGAACAGGAAATCAGCTGGGTCAGTTAACTCACAGAG GTTGACCAAACCTACTCGGCTCGATAAGAGATTCCAAGTGTTCGGCCCTAAACCTGATGATCAACaggaaat CCTCACTTTTAAGGGTTTGATCACTAAAATTCTGTGGGAAGCCAATGACCTTCTCCTTCAGGTGGCTGAG GACTTCTACAAGAAAAAGGAACGCCGCTTGATCACCCGTCCTCAGTATATTCAGGAATCTTTTGAGCTGTGCGCCGAAGACTTGAACAAGAGACTCCTCGTCTACCAGAGTCAATCTCACGAGTACCACCGTGGCTGTGTACAAG AGTTCTGTAAGCAGCTGAAGACCATTGAAGAGATTGTCTGTGAGATACCTGAAGCGCTTCTAACAAAACTGAGGGATCAGCATTTGGAGGACCTGAGTCGGAGTTTGACACTGATCCGCCAGCAGTTTCAACAGACTCGGCAACAAAGTGAACAAAACAAG AGAGAACACAGCAGTCAGCTGTGTGTACGTCTGAGCCACCCGGCATGTGAAGAAGAACTCAACAGGCTGGTCACAGCTGAGGATGACAGGCAGGAAGAACAGAGGAAGGCTTTTGAGATTAACAGACTGGAACTCCAg GCCTGTATTAAGAAGAATGCAGATGAGTTTGTGACTGCACTTGCCACATTGACAGAGAACTTGCTCTTCCAATTGGACAACATCCTGACCGTTGACGAGATCCAAGGTGGAT CCGTAGAACCAAAGCAGGAAAACCTCACCACACTTGTTCGTCGAACACAAGCGGGTACTCAACGGGAGAAGCACGAGAGAAGACCTTTGTTGGAGAGAGGGAGCAG AGCGTGGCCAGGAGTTAGTTACTTTGGAACCACTGATGGTTCATCTGTCAAGCAACAGAAACGAGAAACAGCCACCATCACTACAGCTAAAAGCACGACAGCACAGCTTAAGGTTATGGAGGTTCGAAATGCACTGCATCAG AGTTATGAGCAGAGGATCATGGAGGAGTTTGAGAGCGTGGAGAAATCCAGGCAGGAACAGGAGGCAGAGTTGTTCCATTGGCAAGAGCACTGGAGAGACCAACTAAAGACACTCTCTACAATCAACTCCGAATGA
- the ccdc180 gene encoding coiled-coil domain-containing protein 180 isoform X1: MAETRVVPSGKVYRQMFDAQAHLSLSLHERRRRRAALAGCLSGDNPISRNTDTGSHQRPLRSQTGTEQCSEDTMRNQLFSGTKPVLNIDQDDHEEIRGLPDSVVSAKTGSDIIERLMEKKQREHMEAVTQLQRNLTELSVGYESLLRDTGEDFLLKLSEYDEEVERLMQKTEQGGDLEALSYQDLHEIWNSVSHESAMRRNCIQELDELFVKYEIDRAAVISAILRKYTMKLEKISYVMPSDVHRLINNEAMMINQALLANRRAVAKLRLNLMEKDLQKEVLYHLRWETKLQDWKKLKVVAAVSQFKDFMNSPEIQNPKNVQDTLNTMQTKQKVYSEQRLKILQQVRNMTPPNCSKSSTAEWYSSLSSVNEQIDCMHTEAMTKLRDYYENTWQGCSLEVERFKNEVSTYGVTSDEIQDIVNSEMVPLIGKCQTQAEERLAAMEKAFEGLAKTAAFLSKSLFKFVRGAAKIWEVHSAGLQRTEQQLQDYLEDVSKNYEEKNQKKEAQLDVMMDKLRQESTEEALKASLEQTLNFLEEIKEGCVSFYKEGVDIVESYPVMVLEETHAYSIAVSRYFSVNEIYSQDPEELQKLYPSLILSASRVSCIKKKSSSVNLCPNAFQNVTPQAHTPDLAHAQDFRDSQNNETFTTVKGNVYSCPVIQCDDAEEHLKVKEVEAVLYPKSLIVELQRDVREKFFNHLEERNQEVLNHTMAIMETKKEKLKSELDLHLHLHQPRAKRIEMDIHNVRAAELILHQDRVERHCKGILQALADFRTDFNNLQVTQRKINEDFRAKIYSMEDMLYTATKSDTLVKLGASLQISLAEQLNDIQELQRQFRQNLEIRFEGLREANAQLMKHFKLFAEGGNFTLKEIEQYRKHLEKVAKRIDSADEALMLDMESTESKCLDQAKEVINKFEEKVQFMKVDLIFLEKIQRVLTNTQVQIKSEAMKSNTHKKMINTLMSELKDRLDVYNQRSLDNRVTSGDIFDLTSSLIEELRKRSQYLDCYLDPSMAVPLPDAPLQGAFAVAARPRSRKQEKVGSPAADPLLQPSCMGAAFMDDKAVEVIRGLLRISKRQACQEGSEALKETNSATVTASVRQSTPPGSGQRSGNIVNLSGLESLNRKSAGSVNSQRRLTKPTRLDKRFQVFGPKPDDQQEILTFKGLITKILWEANDLLLQVAEDFYKKKERRLITRPQYIQESFELCAEDLNKRLLVYQSQSHEYHRGCVQEFCKQLKTIEEIVCEIPEALLTKLRDQHLEDLSRSLTLIRQQFQQTRQQSEQNKREHSSQLCVRLSHPACEEELNRLVTAEDDRQEEQRKAFEINRLELQACIKKNADEFVTALATLTENLLFQLDNILTVDEIQGGSVEPKQENLTTLVRRTQAGTQREKHERRPLLERGSRAWPGVSYFGTTDGSSVKQQKRETATITTAKSTTAQLKVMEVRNALHQSYEQRIMEEFESVEKSRQEQEAELFHWQEHWRDQLKTLSTINSE; the protein is encoded by the exons ATGGCTGAGACTCGTGTTGTTCCAAGCGGAAAGGTTTACCGACAAATGTTTGACGCTCAG gctCACCTGTCACTGTCTCTTcatgagaggaggaggaggcgtgCTGCTCTTGCAGGTTGTCTGAGTGGGGATAACCCCATTAGCAGGAACACAGATACTGGATCCCATCAGCGTCCTCTAAGGAGTCAAACTGGGACTGAGCAGTGCTCTGAGGACACCATGAG AAACCAGCTGTTTTCAGGAACGAAGCCTGTATTAAACATAGACCAGGATGATCATGAAGAGATCAGAGGACTGCCTGACAGTGTCG TTTCAGCAAAGACAGGCTCAGACATCATTGAGCGACTCatggagaaaaaacaaaggGAACACATGGAAGCTGTCACTCAGCTCCAGAGGAATCTTACTGAGCTCAGTGTG GGGTATGAGTCATTGTTGAGAGACACTGGAGAAGATTTCCTACTAAAACTGTCAGAATATGATGAGGAGGTGGAGAGACTGATGCAGAAAACAGAACAAGGTGGTGATTTAGAAGCCTTGAGCTATCAG GATCTACACGAGATTTGGAACTCTGTGAGCCATGAGTCTGCTATGAGGAGAAATTGTATCCAGGAGTTGGATGAGCTGTTTGTCAAATATGAGATCGATCGAGCAGCAGTG ATTAGTGCAATCCTAAGGAAATACACAATGAAACTTGAAAAAATCAGTTATGTGATGCCCAGTGATGTCCATCGACTAATTAATAACGAAGCTATG atgATAAATCAAGCATTACTGGCAAACAGACGAGCTGTGGCCAAACTACGTTTGAACCTGATGGAGAAGGATTTGCAGAAAGAGGTTCTTTACCACCTGAGATGGGAGACAAAGCTTCAGGACTGGAAAAAACTCAAGGTTGTTGCTGCAGTCAGCCAGTTTAA AGACTTCATGAACAGCCCTGAGATTCAAAACCCAAAAAATGTACAAGACACTTTAAACACCatgcagacaaaacaaaaagtgtaCAGTGAGCAACGCCTGAAAATCCTTCAGCAAGTCAG AAATATGACCCCACCAAACTGCTCGAAATCATCCACTGCTGAGTGGTACTCCTCTTTATCTTCAGTTAATGAGCAAATTG ATTGCATGCACACTGAGGCCATGACAAAACTGCGTGACTATTATGAGAATACTTGGCAAGGCTGTTCCCTGGAAGTTGAACGCTTTAAG AATGAAGTATCTACCTATGGAGTCACCTCAGACGAGATACAGGACATTGTTAATAGTGAGATGGTGCCTCTTATTGGCAAGTGCCAGACCCAAGCAGAGGAGCGTTTAGCAGCAATGGAA AAAGCATTTGAGGGTTTGGCCAAAACTGCTGCATTCTTGAGTAAGTCTTTGTTCAAGTTTGTGCGCGGGGCGGCTAAAATCTGGGAGGTGCACAGTGCAGGTCTGCAGAGGACAGAGCAGCAGCTGCAGGATTATCTCGAAGACGTCAGCAAGAACTACGAAGAAAAGAACCAA AAAAAAGAGGCTCAGCTGGATGTGATGATGGACAAACTCAGGCAGGAAAGCACAGAGGAAGCCCTCAAAGCTTCACTGGAGCAGACACTTAACTTTTTAGAGGAAATTAAAGAAGG GTGTGTCAGTTTCTATAAGGAAGGAGTTGATATAGTGGAGAGTTATCCTGTAATGGTCCTAGAAGAAACACACGCATACAGCATAGCAGTCAGTCGATACTTCAGTGTCAAtgaaatatacagtcag GACCCAGAGGAGCTTCAGAAACTTTATCCTTCACTTATCCTTA GTGCAAGTCGGGTATCTTGCATAAAGAAGAAGTCATCCTCAGTAAATCTTTGCCCAAATGCTTTCCAGAATGTTACTCCTCAAGCACACACTCCTGATTTAGCCCATGCTCAG GATTTCAGAGACTCTCAAAACAATGAAACTTTCACAACAGTAAAGGGAAACGTCTACAGCTGCCCTGTAATACAATGTGATGATGCTGAAGAGCATCTGAAAGTTAAGGAAGTGGAAGCAGTTTTGTATCCAAAAAGTCTCATAGTTGAATTACAAAGAGA tgtgagagagaaatttTTTAATCACCTTGAGGAGAGGAATCAGGAGGTTCTGAATCACACCATGGCCATCATGGAAACCAAGAAAGAGAAGCTGAAGTCTGAACTGGatctccacctccatctccaTCAGCCTCGAGCCAAGAGGATTGAGATGGACATCCACAATGTCCGAGCAG CGGAATTGATCTTGCATCAAGATCGTGTGGAAAGACACTGCAAAGGAATTTTACAGGCTCTAGCTGATTTCCGAACCGACTTCAACAACCTCCAGGTCACACAGCGCAAAATAAATGAAGACTTTCGGGCTAAAATCTACAGCATGGAAGACATGTTATACACTGCTACCAAATCTGACAC GCTGGTGAAACTCGGTGCTTCACTACAGATCAGCTTGGCTGAGCAATTGAATGACATCCAGGAATTACAGAGGCAATTTAGACAAAATTTGGAGATCAGATTCGAGGGCCTTAGAGAGGCCAATGCACaattaatgaaacatttcaa GCTGTTTGCTGAAGGAGGTAATTTTACCTTGAAAGAAATCGAGCAATACAGAAAGCATCTAGAGAAGGTGGCTAAGCGCATTGACTCAGCTGATGAGGCTCTAATGCTGGACATGGAGAGCACAGAGTCCAAATGCCTGGACCAG GCAAAAGAGGTGATCAATAAGTTTGAAGAGAAGGTCCAGTTTATGAAAGTGGATCTAATCTTTCTTGAGAAAATCCAAAGAGTACTCACAAACACCCAAGTCCAGATTAAATCAGAG GCCATGAAGAGCAACACTCACAAAAAAATGATCAACACTCTGATGAGTGAACTGAAAGACAGGCTTGATGTCTACAACCAACGCAGTCTGGATAACAGG GTAACATCTGGTGACATTTTTGATTTAACATCTTCACTGATAGAAGAACTCAGAAAGAGAAGTCAATATCTGGACTGTTATCTG GACCCTTCTATGGCTGTTCCACTGCCTGACGCTCCTCTGCAGGGGGCGTTTGCCGTGGCTGCTCGGCCACGGTCCCGTAAACAGGAGAAGGTGGGAAGCCCAGCTGCAGATCCCCTTCTCCAGCCCAGCTGCATGGGAGCTGCCTTCATGGATGACAAGGCTGTAGAGGTGATCAGGGGACTGCTAag GATAAGCAAACGTCAAGCCTGCCAAGAGGGCAGTGAAGCTCTAAAAGAGACAAACTCAGCAACAGTAACAG CTTCTGTCAGACAAAGCACTCCTCCAGGgtcaggtcaaaggtcaggaaACATTGTGAACCTGTCAGGCTTAGAGTCCCTGAACAGGAAATCAGCTGGGTCAGTTAACTCACAGAG GAGGTTGACCAAACCTACTCGGCTCGATAAGAGATTCCAAGTGTTCGGCCCTAAACCTGATGATCAACaggaaat CCTCACTTTTAAGGGTTTGATCACTAAAATTCTGTGGGAAGCCAATGACCTTCTCCTTCAGGTGGCTGAG GACTTCTACAAGAAAAAGGAACGCCGCTTGATCACCCGTCCTCAGTATATTCAGGAATCTTTTGAGCTGTGCGCCGAAGACTTGAACAAGAGACTCCTCGTCTACCAGAGTCAATCTCACGAGTACCACCGTGGCTGTGTACAAG AGTTCTGTAAGCAGCTGAAGACCATTGAAGAGATTGTCTGTGAGATACCTGAAGCGCTTCTAACAAAACTGAGGGATCAGCATTTGGAGGACCTGAGTCGGAGTTTGACACTGATCCGCCAGCAGTTTCAACAGACTCGGCAACAAAGTGAACAAAACAAG AGAGAACACAGCAGTCAGCTGTGTGTACGTCTGAGCCACCCGGCATGTGAAGAAGAACTCAACAGGCTGGTCACAGCTGAGGATGACAGGCAGGAAGAACAGAGGAAGGCTTTTGAGATTAACAGACTGGAACTCCAg GCCTGTATTAAGAAGAATGCAGATGAGTTTGTGACTGCACTTGCCACATTGACAGAGAACTTGCTCTTCCAATTGGACAACATCCTGACCGTTGACGAGATCCAAGGTGGAT CCGTAGAACCAAAGCAGGAAAACCTCACCACACTTGTTCGTCGAACACAAGCGGGTACTCAACGGGAGAAGCACGAGAGAAGACCTTTGTTGGAGAGAGGGAGCAG AGCGTGGCCAGGAGTTAGTTACTTTGGAACCACTGATGGTTCATCTGTCAAGCAACAGAAACGAGAAACAGCCACCATCACTACAGCTAAAAGCACGACAGCACAGCTTAAGGTTATGGAGGTTCGAAATGCACTGCATCAG AGTTATGAGCAGAGGATCATGGAGGAGTTTGAGAGCGTGGAGAAATCCAGGCAGGAACAGGAGGCAGAGTTGTTCCATTGGCAAGAGCACTGGAGAGACCAACTAAAGACACTCTCTACAATCAACTCCGAATGA